From one Streptomyces sp. SCSIO 30461 genomic stretch:
- the rplW gene encoding 50S ribosomal protein L23, whose translation MSEATITSKTFTDPRDLLIKPVVSEKSYALLDENKYTFVVDPRANKTQIKQAVEAVFSVKVTGVNTINRQGKRKRTRTGFGKRANTKRAIVTLAEGDRIDIFGGPAS comes from the coding sequence ATGTCCGAGGCCACGATCACCAGCAAGACCTTCACGGACCCGCGCGACCTGCTGATCAAGCCGGTCGTCTCCGAGAAGAGCTACGCGCTGCTGGACGAGAACAAGTACACGTTCGTCGTCGACCCGCGTGCGAACAAGACCCAGATCAAGCAGGCCGTCGAGGCGGTCTTCTCGGTCAAGGTCACCGGGGTGAACACGATCAACCGCCAGGGCAAGCGCAAGCGCACCCGCACCGGTTTCGGCAAGCGCGCCAACACCAAGCGCGCCATCGTGACCCTTGCCGAGGGCGACCGTATCGACATCTTCGGCGGTCCGGCCTCCTGA